The Deltaproteobacteria bacterium region GAAGCTACTTCATTTTCATTAATTTCTTGCGGCACTATTTGTTGTTCAATCGTAGACAATGTAAGCAGTTCAGATTTGTCGCCTTTATTGTGCGTTGCATTAATAGTTAATAAACCTTCAGTATCAAGGTTGAATTGCAATTTAATTTTTATCTCACCTGCAGGCATGGCTGGGATATTGTTATAAGTAAGTGAGCCTAAATATTCTGCTTTGGTTACGGGTCCAGCTTCGCCCTGAAAAACGTTAACTAGCAATTGTGATTGATTATCGTTTTGGGTGGCGATTTCTATTTCAGCTTTTTGTGGTAATTGCTGATGTTTATTTATAACGATTTGCATTTCGCCATCTGCGTTGGCGATGCCAATAGGAATACTTATAGCGTCTAATAGAGTAACCGCATCAATTTTGGCTAGAGAATCGCCTAAAAGGGCCGCCCCAATTGCTACACATTCGTCAGGATTAACTCCTTTGCGAGTAGATTTGCCAAAGTGGTTAGTGATCATCTCATTAACCAAGGGCATACGAGTTTGACCGCCAACAAGAATTAATTCATCAATATCATGCTTATAAATGTTACGACTTGTTAAGACGTTATCAATTACTTTTAAGGTGCGATCGACTAGATCACGAGTAATTTTATTTAAAGTGTCACGATCGAGCATGAGTTCAAGATCAATAGGTCGCCCACGACGTTCGACTAAGGCAGGCAGCACTATCTGGGTATTCATCAATAAACTCAACTCAATTTTAGCGCGTTCAGCAGCAGTACGTACACGCTGAATTGCAGCTGGTTCATCAATGAAATCAGTTTTATTCTGCTTACGAAAACTTTCTGCTATCCAGTCAATTATGCGAGCATCAAAGTCAGAGCCACCAAGATAAGTGTCGCCGCCGGTGGCGATTACTTGAAAAACATTACCGGTGAGTTCAAGAACACTAACATCGAAAGTGCCGCCACCTAAATCATAAATCAAAATCTTTTGATCAAAACCGCGATTAAATCCATATGCCAAAGCTGCAGCAGTTGGTTCGTTAACAATGCGACGAACATTGAAACCAGCAGCAGTGCCTGCATTTTTTACCAATACCCGCTGATGGTCAGTGTAATACGCTGGTACAGCAATGACTACATCGGGAATTTCTTCACCAAGATGGATTTCAGCGTACCTTTTGACCTGTTGTAAAATTTTAGTTTGAATATCTACGGTGGAGTATATGGTGTTGCCGACACTTATTGCAGCTTCACCATTCTCGCCAGCGACGATTTTATAGCTGACTCTTTTTTGTAACTCGCTAACTGCTTTGGTGTTGAATTGTCTTCCAAGAAGTCGTTTTATCCCATGTATTGTACGTTCAGGATTTGTGATCATTTGTTCTTTAGCAGCTTGACCAACAAAAATTGTACCGCTTTTGTGCAAGCTCACTACTGAAGGCATAAGATTAAAACCACCCTCAATAGGAATAACGCGCGGAATTTTATTAGAAACGTACCCTGTGCACGTGTTGGTTGTCCCTAAATCTATGCCGATGATTTTGTTCATCGTGAAAACCGAAAGTCATGCTCCTTAACTATATTGATCTATAAGTGTAGGAGGCTATAGCTAGTCGAGTCAAGAAACCCTTTAAAATCAAATCAAACAGTTTTGATTTTTCTCTGATATTGCCCTAATTAGGCAGCACGATCGCTAGGTTAATTGCAAGCATAATCTGCAATTCTTATATAAATGTTAGAGTTGTTATTACTTGTCGT contains the following coding sequences:
- a CDS encoding Hsp70 family protein; the encoded protein is MNKIIGIDLGTTNTCTGYVSNKIPRVIPIEGGFNLMPSVVSLHKSGTIFVGQAAKEQMITNPERTIHGIKRLLGRQFNTKAVSELQKRVSYKIVAGENGEAAISVGNTIYSTVDIQTKILQQVKRYAEIHLGEEIPDVVIAVPAYYTDHQRVLVKNAGTAAGFNVRRIVNEPTAAALAYGFNRGFDQKILIYDLGGGTFDVSVLELTGNVFQVIATGGDTYLGGSDFDARIIDWIAESFRKQNKTDFIDEPAAIQRVRTAAERAKIELSLLMNTQIVLPALVERRGRPIDLELMLDRDTLNKITRDLVDRTLKVIDNVLTSRNIYKHDIDELILVGGQTRMPLVNEMITNHFGKSTRKGVNPDECVAIGAALLGDSLAKIDAVTLLDAISIPIGIANADGEMQIVINKHQQLPQKAEIEIATQNDNQSQLLVNVFQGEAGPVTKAEYLGSLTYNNIPAMPAGEIKIKLQFNLDTEGLLTINATHNKGDKSELLTLSTIEQQIVPQEINENEVAS